One genomic segment of Ipomoea triloba cultivar NCNSP0323 chromosome 9, ASM357664v1 includes these proteins:
- the LOC116030128 gene encoding protein ELC-like: MVPPPAHPPSMQYTQQFLSSVLSQRGPAALPYSEELKWMIRQHILALIEAYPSLQPKTGTFTHNDGRTVNLLQVDGTVPMLFQGVTYNIPVIIWLMESYPQHPPLVFVNPTRDMIIKRAHPFVNPSGVVAIPYLQNWLYPSSNLVELGRNLCHYFSRDPPLYSQRRPNPNPSPSPSPNPTPSPSTSANFASIGSHLTSPAPAVRPAIPPRVFPQSPYGSGGGTGRVMDEPSEVFKRNAINKLVENLHSDIAGLRKAREAEMEGLFNAQAALRQREEQLNKGLKEMQDEKEGLEQQLQMVLMNTDLLEGWLKDNEAKLNKLGVVDVNEAFEPFDVLSKQMLDCSASDLAIEDAIYSLDKAAQDGAIPFDQYLRNVRLLSREQFFHRATASKVRAAQMQAHVSNMASKASQYAL, translated from the coding sequence ATGGTTCCACCGCCGGCCCACCCTCCCAGTATGCAATACACTCAGCAATTCCTGAGCAGCGTTCTCTCCCAGCGAGGCCCGGCGGCTCTTCCCTACTCCGAGGAGCTCAAGTGGATGATCCGCCAACACATCCTCGCCCTAATCGAAGCCTACCCTTCTCTCCAGCCCAAGACCGGCACCTTCACCCACAACGATGGCCGTACTGTCAATCTCCTCCAGGTCGACGGCACCGTCCCTATGCTGTTCCAGGGTGTGACCTATAATATCCCCGTTATCATCTGGCTCATGGAGTCCTACCCTCAACACCCGCCTCTGGTCTTCGTGAATCCTACTCGCGACATGATCATCAAGCGGGCTCACCCTTTCGTCAACCCTTCCGGCGTCGTTGCCATCCCGTATCTTCAGAATTGGCTGTACCCTAGTTCTAATCTTGTTGAATTAGGTCGCAATTTGTGCCATTATTTTAGCCGCGACCCCCCTCTGTATTCCCAGCGGAGACCCAATCCAAACCCTAGCCCTAGCCCTAGCCCTAACCCCACCCCCAGTCCTTCTACTAGTGCGAATTTTGCGTCGATTGGATCTCATTTGACAAGCCCTGCCCCCGCGGTCCGGCCTGCCATACCTCCCCGTGTATTTCCGCAGTCTCCATATGGAAGTGGCGGGGGTACAGGGAGGGTAATGGATGAGCCGTCTGAAGTTTTTAAGCGGAATGCCATTAATAAGCTAGTGGAGAACTTGCATAGTGATATAGCAGGGTTGAGGAAGGCCAGGGAGGCAGAAATGGAAGGCCTGTTTAATGCCCAAGCTGCATTGAGGCAGCGAGAGGAGCAGTTGAACAAGGGTTTGAAGGAAATGCAGGATGAGAAAGAGGGATTGGAGCAGCAGTTGCAGATGGTTTTGATGAACACCGATTTACTGGAGGGGTGGCTGAAGGACAATGAAGCTAAATTGAACAAGTTAGGGGTTGTGGATGTTAATGAGGCTTTCGAGCCTTTTGATGTTCTTTCTAAACAGATGCTCGATTGTTCTGCCTCGGATTTGGCTATAGAGGACGCCATTTATTCATTGGACAAGGCCGCACAGGATGGTGCAATACCATTTGACCAGTACTTGAGGAATGTGAGGCTGTTGTCTCGCGAACAGTTCTTTCATCGTGCTACAGCCTCAAAAGTTAGAGCTGCTCAGATGCAGGCCCATGTTTCTAATATGGCTTCCAAGGCTTCACAATATGCTTTATGA
- the LOC116030142 gene encoding uncharacterized protein LOC116030142 yields the protein MRSIGRCYSEHAIKVADSYCSGPSDLSPDHDLVPSIQTGVSSRYEVKLSTEKRFLIKITWGSLGSQGFSISISDWPYSSSSFKNSGKIEKIKGSKAMESCSARSEVFWDLSNATYDAGPEPIKGFYILVLIDSEIALFHGDKDEESNAKRCCDSAAKVAKQTLISRCEFFSSGSCVFSARARWASHDITIRCAREGKGSKNWALWVGVDDKRDVIEVKRLQWNFRGNQTIFLDGLLVDMMWDVHGWLFNETSDGGGAVFMFRTRRGLDSRLWLEEKNLEQKGEENVGFSLLIAARKNPAD from the coding sequence ATGAGAAGTATTGGGCGTTGTTACAGTGAACATGCCATCAAAGTAGCAGATTCATACTGTTCAGGGCCGTCAGATCTTTCCCCTGATCATGACTTGGTTCCTTCGATCCAGACCGGTGTTTCTTCCCGGTACGAGGTAAAACTCTCGACAGAGAAGAGATTCTTGATTAAGATCACATGGGGCAGCCTGGGAAGCCAGGGGTTTTCGATCAGTATTTCCGACTGGCCATATTCGTCTTCTTCTTTCAAGAATTCCGGGAAGATAGAGAAAATCAAAGGGTCAAAAGCCATGGAATCGTGCAGCGCGAGAAGTGAAGTTTTCTGGGATCTGTCGAATGCTACGTATGATGCCGGGCCTGAACCAATCAAAGGGTTTTACATCCTCGTACTGATCGACTCGGAAATAGCCCTGTTTCACGGAGACAAGGACGAGGAATCAAACGCCAAGAGATGCTGCGATTCTGCCGCGAAGGTGGCGAAACAAACGTTAATTTCACGGTGCGAGTTTTTCTCTTCAGGGAGCTGTGTTTTCTCGGCCAGGGCACGGTGGGCAAGCCATGATATTACGATCAGGTGCGCGAGAGAAGGGAAGGGGTCGAAGAACTGGGCGCTGTGGGTGGGCGTTGATGATAAGAGGGATGTGATTGAGGTGAAGAGGTTGCAGTGGAACTTCCGAGGAAACCAGACAATTTTCTTGGACGGATTGTTGGTGGACATGATGTGGGATGTTCATGGGTGGTTGTTTAACGAGACATCAGATGGCGGCGGTGCGGTTTTCATGTTTAGGACTAGAAGGGGACTGGACAGCAGGTTGTGGTTAGAGGAGAAGAATTTGGAGCAGAAAGGAGAGGAAAATGTTGGGTTCTCTTTGTTGATTGCAGCTCGTAAGAATCCTGCAGACTAG